From a single Stomoxys calcitrans chromosome 4, idStoCalc2.1, whole genome shotgun sequence genomic region:
- the LOC106091468 gene encoding uncharacterized protein LOC106091468 encodes MIIQFAIIMWLVVKDVWGQQCQLDASNMNRKWIYAIKTPSNQYDLLHTNTLEDGQTLYLICKEDDIIQLKCNRGIMDRIPDGSKCMNGIKYQEIQVINEVPCFQRNRGEIYDIRYTLARSGTTLSIYQVCYSKLSEEAIYSRHKTYGLSLSSYAYNRPTFAVGSVTGPTRAESFEAANVYASFVSLLGNGQRFITSNSPSNRVIDRGHLVNVQDLLTYDQKDATMNYINVIPQFTSVNIKNWKIIENWVHGLPKNGEYVSVLTGTFEVLELEHSITGQPTKIYLMKNSKNPIPKYIYKVINRNGVCTVIVTHNNPFTAQFGNHVACRPIACPDSLVFSRVADSGASNCCDYNQFVHNIGFHAKLCN; translated from the exons atgataatacAATTTGCCATCATTATGTGGTTGGTTGTGAAGG ATGTTTGGGGTCAACAATGTCAACTGGATGCAAGTAACATGAATAGAAAATGGATTTATGCCATTAAAACACCTTCAAATCAATACGATCTTCTGCATACGAATACATTGGAGGATGGACAGACACTGTATTTGATATGCAAAGAAGACGACATAATACAGCTGAAATGTAACCGTGGCATAATGGATCGCATACCTGATGGCTCGAAATGCATGAATGGTATAAAGTACCAGGAAATTCAGGTAATCAATGAAGTACCATGCTTCCAAAGGAATCGAGGGGAAATTTATGACATTCGTTATACTCTGGCGAGAAGCGGAACCACTCTGTCAATTTACCAGGTGTGTTATAGTAAGTTAAGCGAGGAAGCCATCTACTCCCGACACAAGACCTATGGATTGTCACTATCTTCATATGCATATAATCGTCCCACGTTTGCAGTGGGCAGTGTTACAGGCCCCACCCGAGCAGAATCATTTGAAGCTGCCAATGTTTATGCCAGCTTTGTATCACTTTTAGGTAATGGCCAGCGCTTCATCACATCCAACTCTCCCAGTAATCGCGTTATAGATCGGGGTCATTTGGTTAATGTTCAGGACCTGCTTACCTACGATCAAAAGGATGCGACAATGAATTACATCAATGTAATACCCCAATTTACCAGTGTAAAtatcaaaaattggaaaataattgaGAATTGGGTTCATGGATTGCCTAAAAACGGGGAATATGTCAGCGTGCTAACTGGAACTTTTGAGGTTTTAGAGTTGGAACATTCGATAACAGGCCAACCTACTAAAATCTATCTaatgaaaaattctaaaaatcccataccaaaatatatttataagGTGATAAATAGGAATGGTGTATGCACTGTCATTGTTACCCACAACAATCCTTTTACTGCTCAATTTGGCAATCATGTTGCATGCAGACCCATAGCCTGTCCTGATTCACTTGTATTCAGTCGAGTTGCTGATAGTGGAGCCAGTAATTGTTGTGACTATAATCAATTTGTTCATAACATTGGATTCCATGCCAAGTTGTGCAATTGA